A stretch of the Cydia amplana chromosome 6, ilCydAmpl1.1, whole genome shotgun sequence genome encodes the following:
- the LOC134648841 gene encoding G-protein coupled receptor 143-like, with translation MSDPTIQTFCCHHSGKNEDMAVRIMNEFNTDSYNTVCLVSSTIGILGALFQIVHYLWQNIPQRYNTFTSSRGRDIIMWLAVADLLASSGVLIRSSLWLKYKTILPMPDDGFSVLFCSITSAWTQYFYTATWFWTLFYAIDTWLTIKGRDSHQMVYHSVAWGLPAVTTGVGLSILYFPDATCHNLTSVTSALLKILPNYCATYVPIALVMVINPIMYVLAGKDVEMAVALPLAQFTSKERRVVDALRLKFFMINAVFYICWLPNLLNGILLWTMWFNMPVKVIISIWYVMALMNPMQALFNAMVYRKWSSTGYSMATTISSATIKGFQFSDEQSPLLGSEPPRLHLDPLPSSINNYSTL, from the exons ATGTCTGATCCAACAATTCAAACATTTTGTTGTCATCATTCTGGCAAAAATGAGGATATGGCAGTGAGAATAATGAACGAGTTTAATACAGATTCATATAACACTGTTTGTTTGGTTTCTTCTACAATCGGTATTTTAGGCGCATTATTCCAG attgtaCACTATTTATGGCAAAATATACCTCAAAGATACAACACGTTTACATCCAGTCGTGGACGAGACATTATAATGTGGCTAGCTGTTGCAGATTTATTGGCGTCCTCTG GGGTCTTAATAAGATCTTCACTGTggttgaaatacaaaactaTATTGCCTATGCCGGATGATGGTTTTAGTGTACTATTCTGCAGTATTACCTCA GCTTGGACTCAATATTTCTATACAGCAACTTGGTTCTGGACTCTATTCTACGCAATCGACACTTGGCTTACTATTAAAGGCAGGGACTCTCACCAAATGGTTTACCACTCTGTGGCCTGGGGTCTGCCAGCGGTCACTACTGGAGTAGGACTGTCTATTCTTTACTTCCCAGACGCAAC ATGTCACAATTTAACATCAGTCACAAGTGCCCTACTAAAAATTCTTCCCAACTACTGTGCAACATATGTGCCTATAGCACTTGTGATGGTAATAAACCCCATCATGTATGTGCTCGCTGGCAAAGACGTTGAAATGGCTGTGGCGCTGCCGCTCGCTCAG TTCACTAGTAAGGAGCGAAGGGTTGTGGACGCTTTAAGACTGAAGTTTTTTATGATAAATGCTGTATTCTACATTTGCTGGTTACCTAATCTCCTGAACGGAATACTATTGTGGACTATGTGGTTCAATATGCCAGTAAAAGTTATAATATCTATTTGGTATGTAATG GCTTTAATGAACCCAATGCAAGCGCTGTTCAACGCTATGGTTTATCGCAAGTGGAGTTCCACAGGGTACAGCATGGCGACCACAATATCCAGTGCCACAATCAAAGGTTTCCAGTTCAGTGACGAGCAGTCCCCGCTTCTTGGCTCGGAGCCCCCGCGGCTGCATTTGGACCCATTGCCGTCTAGCATTAACAATTATTCGACCCTGTGA